The genomic stretch GATGTCACAATCCGTACGTTATTCTTCCATAGCCACAGCTGGTCAGCGTGAAAATGATGGAAATGAACAGCAGACTGCTAAACAGGTAAAGGAAGCATCACCAGAGGAGTGTGACCAAGCTGTTGAAGGTTTGAGTACAGTAAAAGCCAAAGCAAAAGCTAAGCAGATACAAGACTCACAGAAAAGTGCTAAATCTTTAGTGCAGAGAGTGTGGGCTATGCTACTGGGTATTGGTCCTGCTTTGAGAGCTGTTGCTTCCATGAGCAGGTTGGTAACTTTGCGCTATAAGTCATAATTAAGTTGCATTTAAGCTTTTATAAGTAatcttgttttatattttatgttttatttcagGGAAGACTGGGCTAAGAAACTCAGCCACTGGAAGGATGAATTTAAGTCTACTATGCAACACTATTGGTTGGGTACAAAATTGCTTTGGGCTGATGTGAGGATAAGCTCAAGGTTACTGGTAAAACTTGCTAATGGGAAGGGTCTTTCTAGAAGGGAGAGGCAACAACTCACAAGGACCACAGCTGATATTTTTAGGCTAGTTCCATTCGCAGTTTTCATTATAGTTCCTTTCATGGAGTTCTTGCTACCAGTATTCCTCAAATTATTTCCTAACATGTTGCCATCAACCTTTCAGGATAAGATGAAAGAAGAGGTAATGGTTGGAATGACTGGCACAGTAGTGCATGATTGCTTTATCTCTATCTCTGTTGCATAAGCCTTATTTGTCCAGAATCTTGGCAGTCATATCTCCTAAATGTATCTGATGCGTTTTCATTTGTCATTCTCATTGCTTAAGCTTCCAATGGGAGTACATGTAGATTAAAATTCATTCAGGTGTAATATTCTTCAAGTTTTTACACTGAGATTCTATCTAAGAGAGCAGTGGTTCAGTTACAATGCTTAACTTGTAGGAGGCACTAAAAAGAAGGCTAAATGCAAGAATAGAATACGCAAAGTTTCTTCAAGACACTGTTAAAGAAATGGCAAAAGAAGTCCAGAACTCACGAAGTGGAGATATTAAGAAGACAGCAGAAGATCTTGATGAGTTTATGAACAAGGTaatcattgttttctttttcttttcctggCCACGAACTGAAGTTTAGTCTTTGTTATAACTGTTTGGTTGCTAACAATTATTGACTTTAGGTTTTATTCTTCCATTTGAACAGGTTAGAACTGGTGCCGGTGTctcaaatgatgaaattttaggCTTTGCCAAACTATTCAATGATGAGCTTACTTTGGATAACATTAGCAGGTTGATTTTATACAATCACTCCGTTTTTTGGAGTTATCCGGGTCATTTAGTGTATTATTCATTTGTTTCAGGAACCTAACTATCTGTGCATTGATCAATGCATCTTTTTTGGCTGAATGCAGGCCTCGGTTAGTAAATATGTGCAAGTATATGGGTATCAGTCCATATGGAACAGATGCATATTTACGTTATATGCTTCGGAAGAGACTACAAGAGTAAGACATATAAAACTACtggtttgcattttttttttttgtcacttCCCCTTGTAAAAGGCTTGGATATACATTTTGCTTTCTCcttgttgttttttttaataatttcttggGTGCTATACATTCTAAATCAAGAACATATCTTTGGGACTTGGTTTATTTTAAGCTTTTTTATAATCTCTTAAAGAAGGAAACACCTTTTTTGGAGACTGGATGGAGTTTTATTCTGCTTTAAAGATTCTGGTTGTTGCTGCATActctttcttgtttttaatATTCATGATTGGACCAATAACAACTCTATCATATTTTTGGACCAGTAACTCCTCTtatcatgttttctttttttcttctaatatgTTGAGatgtcattatttgattaaaccGTCATATAAAATATGAAGTATATTGCAATCTTATAGCCCTTTGGTGATGAGAGATGTTTGGGTGGCAGGGGGGTTGAGTAACATCTGGCATcatagtaaatattttattgtttgattgcagGATAAAGAATGATGATAAGATGATTCAAGCTGAGGGTGTGGAGTCTCTTTCTGAAGCAGAGCTCCGCCAAGCCTGTAGAGATCGAGGCTTACTAGGATTACTTTCTGTGGAAGAAATGCGGCAACAGGTTAATGCTCAATCATATATGTTACATgtctttatttattcttataatgGATGCTCTgtataaaagtaattttttctaGTTTCTTTCATAATGGTGGTTGCATTAACAAGCCTGCTTTACCTTTCCACATGGTTAGCCCTCAGCCTATAGCACAGTAATGACCTTTCACCAGTTATCttcacattattattatttggataGGAAGCAAGAAAGTCAGGTTTTATTAATAAGAATTGGTAACTACTGTGTAGGAGAGTCAGCTGTCTACTCATAACATCCAGGCACTACtgcaaagaacaaaaagaaaaagtcaaactaTGTCTTGTCTCTCAAGATAAAGAACAAATGTTTGTCTTGAAATTGCTTGTATGGGGTATACTAATCAGAACAACTcttcaagatttttatttttcaagcaGTCTAATTGGACATATTTTGGCATTAGCCCTGACTCTTGAATTCTGTAACTTCTGTTTGCTAAAAGCAAATGCTGGCAACTGCAATTGCTCTGaggttttagttttattttctttccttataaTGTGGGAGAAAAACTTTATCCAACCTGGCCTCTAATTCGATATATCTTTGTGCAGTTGCGTGATTGGCTGGATCTGTCTCTCAATCACTCTGTACCATCTTCACTTTTGATTCTTTCTCGGTAAATTAATGCTTCATCTGTTCGTGTTTGTTCCAAGACACAATAccatatttatcattttcttttttcctccaTAACATATGCAGAGCCTTCTCTGTATCTGGAAAAGTTAGGCCAGAGGAAGCTGTTCAAGCTACACTCTCCTCGTTGCCTGATGAGGTTGTGGACACTGTTGGGGTTACAGCTTTGCCATCTGAAGATTCTGTTTCAGAAAGGAGAAGGAAGTTGGAGTTCCTAGAAATGCAGGAAGAATTGATCAAGGTAAATTATATGATGCTCTAGCCATTTCTTTGGCAAAAAGAGAATTCTTTTGCTTTGTTTGGTTATATTGCATGGATTCCacaaatggatttttttttttctgctgcTTCATGCAATAAATAATCGGTTGATTAGTCATTTGAGAAAAGCAGTAAACGctttaaatgaatttttcagttaaaaatttttgaggTGGGGGTTATTTTCACACATGCAATGGTTATGTTAACTGtttctctttttaaaatttataaatctcATTCTTACGAGGCATCTACAGTCTATCCTGTGCCCCACACTAGGAATCCTCTCTATCACTTTTTCATTACTTTTCTCTCCCATCTGAGGAAAACTTAACAGCCCTCAACTGAAATAAAAGTGTCCAGTTCTACAAAATTTGCTTTCATCTACTTACACATGGTGCTTGATATCAAAATTAATCTCACTATTCTAAACTGGTGTTGCAACTTTTGGTGTaaatactttatttaatttgctGCATTTAGGTATGATAAATTTATGGTTGGTTCAAGTGAGTTCTGATGAATTGGATAATTTTTAGTGGGTCCAGCTAAAGCATCTGATCTTGTTGAGGGGGATTTTTTCTCCAATAAATTATGGTAATAGTAGGCGTGTGAGACATAACTAAGTTTAGCTGAGGAAAAAGCCTATCTAGTTGAATCCATGTCATGGGGGCTGTTTAACTGGATTGGGTAGAAAATCTTAGTAGTGTGTACTATGTGTAGGCTGAAAAAACCTAATTATAGGATTTGAAGACTATACATAGGTAAACTCTTTTAGTCTCTTAGATTAAAtagtttcaacaaaatttttgaaGCTTTTTCACATATCATAGTTTCCTTTTGAATtctttattctaatttttttgaaaaaaataaatcattgtAATTCAACTGCTTTAtaggaggaggaagaagaagaggaagaggagcaGGCCAAGCTGAAGGAATCTGTTAGCAGTCAAAAGGATGTTGCTTTGGAAGAGATGACTGATCCAGTGGCTAAAGAAGCACGAGAACAAGCAAGAGCAAAAACATTGGAGAAACATGAGCAGCTTTGTGAGCTTAGTCGTGCATTGGCTGTTTTGGCTTCTGCATCAGTAAGGACTGTAAACAATTATGAAATTGCTGTcaattcatctttttttctctgtGCTGGCATCTAATTAGACTCTTGATTTGCCCTTCTTGTTGCTTGTTTCAGTCGGTCAGCCGGGAACGAGAAGAGTTCCTCAGACTTGTTAACAAGGAGGTATAAAAGACTGATTTCTATCTGTGAAGTGTTACTAGTTTATTTGATATTTGCATTCCtcaactaaataatattttcttttgtttaaaatttgaattattgttcACAAAAACGGGGGACAATGTTAGTGGCTTAAAAATACGATTTCAAAGGCACCATTTCTTTTGATACCATATTCTCCATTTGATTCATTGTCCCTTTCTTTCCACATATACCTAAAAAAAGGTTTGTCTTTGGCTGCATTGTCTAAATCTAGTGTCcctacaatttcattttttgtcatattttattgtattagaGCTTAAGCACTATTGCTGAGCCGATGCTTGACGGCCATGTCCTTTATTGGTTCAGTTTTACACATATATGTAAGTAATTTAACAGGGCCCCTCATTTTGGgccttatttaattaaattcttcatcttcccacAAGAGACAAAAATACTAGTAAGGCCTCCTTATAATCATCATATATCGCAATCATTTTGTGTTAATATTAAGTGTAAGTCTTGATATCAATGGAGTGGCTTCAGGTGATTTCCACACTTAGAACCAAGTCATTTCTCATGatcatatttaaaactttgtttaCTATTACAAGCCTTG from Mangifera indica cultivar Alphonso chromosome 6, CATAS_Mindica_2.1, whole genome shotgun sequence encodes the following:
- the LOC123219174 gene encoding mitochondrial proton/calcium exchanger protein-like; its protein translation is MSSRLILRRKSYLINSLNRPTWLIRGFSSFENGQSSASNELQQSSWVGISSHLSEDTDHGHEGDLSSVTKGEISKYLAREFLRYNSSPVPNLGYGVGRVNLFSPLGSTWMSQSVRYSSIATAGQRENDGNEQQTAKQVKEASPEECDQAVEGLSTVKAKAKAKQIQDSQKSAKSLVQRVWAMLLGIGPALRAVASMSREDWAKKLSHWKDEFKSTMQHYWLGTKLLWADVRISSRLLVKLANGKGLSRRERQQLTRTTADIFRLVPFAVFIIVPFMEFLLPVFLKLFPNMLPSTFQDKMKEEEALKRRLNARIEYAKFLQDTVKEMAKEVQNSRSGDIKKTAEDLDEFMNKVRTGAGVSNDEILGFAKLFNDELTLDNISRPRLVNMCKYMGISPYGTDAYLRYMLRKRLQEIKNDDKMIQAEGVESLSEAELRQACRDRGLLGLLSVEEMRQQLRDWLDLSLNHSVPSSLLILSRAFSVSGKVRPEEAVQATLSSLPDEVVDTVGVTALPSEDSVSERRRKLEFLEMQEELIKEEEEEEEEEQAKLKESVSSQKDVALEEMTDPVAKEAREQARAKTLEKHEQLCELSRALAVLASASSVSREREEFLRLVNKEIGLYNRMVEKEGKEGEEAKKAYRAARENTDQYAEKEVGNKISSALIDRVDAMLQKLEKEIDDVDAKIGGRWRLLDRDYDGKVTPEEVASAAMYLKDTLDKEGIQELISNLSKDREGKILVEDIIKLGGETEDSNGDTAEAGRS